One window of the Chloroflexota bacterium genome contains the following:
- a CDS encoding site-specific integrase, which yields MWAPKKDQLIRLVSSSSLGIDVAAFLLDRKARGLSPRTIQYYGDELHHLRDLLADAGISEILGLTSHHLRNYPLYLGRTRNPGGVHAAYRAVRAFLSWREIETEPDGWVNPIRKVRPPKVPQMLLEPLYSCYVIRRVITIPFATYNYH from the coding sequence ATGTGGGCGCCGAAAAAAGACCAACTGATTCGGCTAGTTTCCAGCAGCAGTTTGGGCATTGATGTAGCCGCGTTTCTGCTAGATCGGAAAGCGCGGGGGCTGTCTCCCCGGACTATCCAATATTACGGAGACGAACTGCACCACCTACGAGATTTGCTTGCAGACGCGGGGATTAGTGAGATCCTGGGTCTGACTTCTCACCACCTGCGAAACTATCCCCTGTACCTGGGCCGTACTCGCAATCCTGGCGGGGTGCATGCCGCCTATCGGGCGGTTAGGGCTTTTCTCAGCTGGCGGGAGATTGAAACCGAGCCGGACGGCTGGGTCAACCCCATACGCAAGGTGAGGCCGCCAAAGGTCCCGCAAATGCTGTTAGAGCCGCTTTACTCCTGTTACGTGATCCGCAGGGTGATAACGATCCCGTTCGCCACGTACAATTACCACTGA